The Pantoea nemavictus genome includes a region encoding these proteins:
- the potF gene encoding spermidine/putrescine ABC transporter substrate-binding protein PotF, whose translation MFNQRQKWLPGVVAGVLMAAAAGAQAEDKTLHVYNWSDYIAADTVPNFEKLTGDKVVYDVFDSNEVLEGKLMAGSTGYDVVVPSSSFLARQLQSGVFQELDKSKLPNYKNLDPDLMAKVAQHDPGNKYAIPYLWGTTGIGYNVDKVKAALGKDVPLDSWDLVLKPENLEKLKGCGVSFLDAPEEIFATVLNYLGKDPNSSDAKDYSGAATDLLLKLRPNIRYFHSSQYINDLANGNICVAIGWSGDILQAKDRADKANNGVHLGYIVPKQGALAFFDMFAIPKDAKNVEGAYKFLNYMMDPKVIADVSNNMNYANGNKASLPLINADVRNNPGIFPTPDAMAKLFVLKVQDPKLDRVRTRAWTKVKSGK comes from the coding sequence ATGTTCAACCAACGTCAAAAATGGTTGCCAGGTGTGGTTGCTGGTGTGCTGATGGCTGCGGCCGCCGGTGCTCAGGCAGAAGATAAAACGCTGCATGTGTATAACTGGTCAGATTATATCGCGGCTGACACGGTGCCGAACTTTGAGAAGTTGACCGGCGATAAAGTGGTTTACGACGTTTTCGATTCCAACGAAGTGCTGGAAGGCAAACTGATGGCCGGTAGTACCGGTTATGACGTGGTAGTGCCATCGTCGAGTTTCCTTGCGCGTCAGCTGCAATCGGGCGTGTTCCAGGAGCTGGATAAGAGCAAGCTGCCAAACTATAAAAACCTCGATCCCGATCTGATGGCGAAAGTGGCCCAGCACGATCCCGGCAACAAATACGCGATCCCTTATCTGTGGGGCACCACCGGCATCGGCTATAACGTCGATAAAGTGAAAGCCGCACTGGGCAAAGATGTACCGCTGGATAGCTGGGATCTGGTGTTGAAACCGGAAAACCTGGAAAAACTGAAAGGTTGCGGCGTCTCCTTCCTTGATGCACCGGAAGAGATTTTCGCTACCGTGCTCAACTACCTTGGCAAAGATCCCAACAGCTCTGACGCGAAAGATTACTCTGGCGCGGCGACCGATTTGCTGCTGAAACTGCGTCCGAACATCCGTTACTTCCACTCGTCGCAGTACATCAACGACCTGGCGAACGGCAACATCTGCGTAGCGATTGGCTGGTCGGGCGATATCCTGCAGGCGAAAGATCGTGCGGATAAAGCCAATAACGGCGTGCATCTGGGCTATATCGTGCCGAAGCAGGGCGCCCTGGCGTTCTTCGACATGTTCGCGATTCCAAAAGACGCGAAAAATGTAGAAGGGGCATACAAATTCCTCAACTACATGATGGATCCAAAAGTCATTGCTGATGTTTCCAACAACATGAACTATGCCAACGGTAACAAAGCCTCGCTGCCGCTGATTAATGCGGACGTGCGCAACAATCCGGGCATTTTCCCAACGCCGGATGCCATGGCTAAACTGTTTGTGCTCAAGGTCCAGGATCCGAAACTGGATCGTGTGCGTACCCGTGCATGGACTAAAGTAAAAAGTGGTAAGTAA
- a CDS encoding DUF1418 family protein gives MRNLATLPKPVLLLEVLGVLAVMGALLLTNDWVSAPDFMAKKPLATLLFFLGIALMLPAAWMMMWRTAKAMAPQLFNHSNKKK, from the coding sequence ATGCGTAATCTCGCCACATTACCCAAACCCGTGTTGCTGCTCGAAGTGCTCGGCGTGCTTGCCGTAATGGGTGCGCTGCTACTGACCAATGACTGGGTGAGCGCGCCGGATTTTATGGCCAAAAAGCCGCTGGCGACGCTGCTGTTTTTTCTGGGCATCGCGCTGATGCTGCCTGCGGCATGGATGATGATGTGGCGGACGGCGAAGGCGATGGCCCCGCAATTGTTCAATCATTCCAACAAAAAGAAGTAA
- the rimK gene encoding 30S ribosomal protein S6--L-glutamate ligase — MKMAILTRDGSIYSCKRLRDAAEERGHQVQIIDPLSCYMNINSDSPAVHYRGEALGHFDAVIPRIGTATTFYGTAVLRQFEVRGSYPLNESVAITRARDKLRSLQLLAREGIDMPITGFASSPDDTDDLIAMVGGAPLVVKLVEGTQGIGVVLAETRQAAESVIDAFRGLNAHILVQEFIKEAQGRDIRCLVIGNEVVAAIEREAKEGDFRSNLHRGGKARAVEITAQEREIAVKAASTLGLEVAGVDILRAHRGPLVMEVNASPGLEGIEGITGLDIATMMIAWVEQHACPGYRPKTGG, encoded by the coding sequence ATGAAGATGGCCATTCTCACCCGCGATGGATCGATCTATTCGTGTAAACGTCTGCGCGACGCCGCGGAAGAGCGTGGCCATCAGGTACAGATCATCGATCCGCTCTCCTGCTACATGAATATCAACTCCGATTCGCCGGCGGTGCACTACCGCGGCGAGGCGCTGGGGCATTTTGATGCGGTGATTCCGCGTATCGGCACCGCCACCACCTTTTACGGCACGGCAGTGTTGCGCCAGTTTGAGGTGCGCGGCAGCTATCCGCTTAATGAATCGGTAGCGATTACCCGCGCGCGCGACAAACTGCGTTCACTGCAGCTGCTGGCGCGTGAGGGGATTGATATGCCGATCACCGGCTTTGCCTCCTCGCCGGATGATACCGATGATTTGATTGCCATGGTCGGCGGTGCGCCGCTGGTGGTGAAGCTGGTGGAGGGCACCCAGGGCATCGGCGTGGTACTGGCGGAAACGCGTCAGGCGGCGGAGAGCGTGATCGATGCCTTTCGTGGCCTCAACGCACATATTTTGGTGCAGGAGTTTATCAAGGAAGCACAAGGGCGCGATATTCGCTGCTTAGTGATTGGCAATGAAGTGGTGGCGGCGATTGAGCGCGAAGCAAAAGAGGGCGATTTTCGCTCCAACCTGCATCGCGGCGGGAAAGCCCGAGCAGTGGAGATCACCGCACAGGAGCGGGAAATTGCGGTGAAAGCGGCCAGCACGCTCGGTCTCGAAGTGGCTGGTGTGGATATTCTGCGCGCACATCGCGGGCCGCTGGTAATGGAAGTGAACGCTTCGCCGGGGCTGGAAGGCATTGAGGGCATTACCGGTTTGGATATCGCGACCATGATGATCGCATGGGTAGAGCAACATGCTTGCCCCGGCTATCGTCCTAAAACCGGCGGCTAA
- the nfsA gene encoding oxygen-insensitive NADPH nitroreductase yields the protein MTPTIDLLCSHRSIRAFTEQGIDEAQRSAIIAAAQAASTSSFLQCSSIIRITDREKREQLVQLTGGQPWVSAAAEFWVFCADFNRHQQICPDAQLGRAEQLLLGCVDTALMAQNAMVAAESLGLGGVFIGGIRNSIAQVTELLELPKFVLPLFGFCVGHPADAPDVKPRMPQAMLVHENRYQPVDKTVLAQYDEQITAYYQQRDSNQRSENWSQLIQRLIIKETRPFILDYLHQQGWATR from the coding sequence ATGACGCCGACTATCGATTTACTGTGCAGCCACCGTTCTATTCGCGCCTTTACCGAACAAGGCATTGATGAGGCGCAGCGCAGCGCCATTATTGCAGCGGCACAAGCGGCCTCAACCTCCAGCTTTTTGCAGTGTTCCTCCATTATTCGCATCACCGATCGGGAAAAACGTGAGCAGCTGGTGCAGCTGACCGGCGGCCAGCCGTGGGTTAGCGCGGCGGCGGAATTTTGGGTGTTCTGCGCTGACTTCAATCGTCATCAGCAGATTTGCCCGGATGCGCAGCTGGGACGCGCTGAACAGCTGCTGCTCGGCTGCGTTGATACCGCACTGATGGCGCAAAATGCCATGGTCGCGGCAGAATCGCTCGGCCTTGGCGGCGTATTTATTGGCGGTATTCGTAACAGTATTGCTCAAGTCACCGAACTGCTTGAGCTGCCGAAATTTGTGCTGCCGCTGTTCGGTTTCTGCGTCGGTCATCCAGCGGATGCGCCGGACGTTAAACCGCGCATGCCGCAGGCGATGCTGGTACACGAAAATCGTTATCAACCCGTCGATAAAACCGTGCTGGCACAGTACGATGAGCAAATTACCGCCTATTATCAGCAGCGCGACAGCAATCAGCGTTCTGAAAACTGGAGCCAGCTGATTCAGCGTCTGATCATTAAAGAAACGCGTCCATTTATTCTGGATTACCTGCATCAGCAGGGTTGGGCGACACGCTAA
- a CDS encoding GrxA family glutaredoxin yields MIAVIFGRSSCPYCVRAKELAAKLTSERDDFNYQYVDIQATGITKADLEARAGKPVTTVPQIFLDDQHIGGYTEFAAWTKENLGIEA; encoded by the coding sequence ATGATTGCAGTGATTTTTGGCCGTTCTAGCTGCCCTTACTGCGTACGTGCAAAAGAGTTGGCGGCAAAGCTGACCAGCGAGCGCGACGATTTTAACTATCAGTACGTGGACATTCAGGCCACCGGCATCACCAAAGCCGATCTGGAAGCGCGTGCCGGCAAGCCGGTAACCACCGTGCCGCAGATTTTCCTCGACGATCAGCACATTGGTGGTTACACCGAATTTGCTGCCTGGACGAAAGAAAACCTGGGTATCGAAGCGTAA
- a CDS encoding YbjN domain-containing protein: protein MDSLVVPDIDVLRRWLDQQNITWFECDACQALHLPHMQNFDGVFDAKIDLVDNVILFSALAEVKPTALIPLVGDLSQINASSLTIKAFVDIQDDNLPKLIVCQSISTTAGLTFGQFSHFMKQSEEGVSMVIMEAFANNLLIMEGEEEERQPSTSSHAMLH, encoded by the coding sequence ATGGATTCACTGGTCGTTCCGGACATTGACGTGCTGCGTCGCTGGCTGGATCAACAAAATATCACCTGGTTCGAATGCGATGCCTGTCAGGCACTGCACCTGCCGCACATGCAGAATTTTGACGGGGTGTTTGATGCAAAAATTGACCTGGTGGATAACGTCATCCTCTTCTCCGCGCTGGCAGAAGTGAAACCCACGGCGCTGATTCCGCTGGTGGGCGATTTATCGCAGATCAACGCCAGCTCGCTCACGATTAAAGCCTTCGTGGATATTCAGGACGACAATCTGCCGAAGCTGATTGTCTGCCAGTCGATCAGCACCACCGCCGGATTAACCTTCGGTCAGTTCTCCCACTTTATGAAGCAGAGTGAAGAGGGCGTTTCCATGGTGATTATGGAAGCCTTCGCTAATAACTTGCTCATCATGGAAGGAGAAGAAGAGGAGCGACAGCCCAGCACCAGCAGCCACGCGATGCTGCACTGA